The Desulfatiglans anilini DSM 4660 genomic sequence GGTGCTTGAGCGTCTGTCGCGGCTTTTCGGGCCGATCGATGACCTAGGGCCCCGGGGATTCTTCGATCGTTCCACCTATTATTCGGCGGAGATGGGATGGCCGCTGCACCGCCGGTATGCCTCTTTCGAACGTCTGATCCAGACAACGGAGCTGGTGGCCGCCAAGATGGCGACCAATGCCCTGGAAGCGGAATCGGCTGGCGCTGATGGCCGCCGCCTGGTCAACATCGACCCCGGCATCTTATCCGTGGAGCGGCTGGTCCTGGCCACCGGAAAAAATTTCACCCATCGTGTCTACCTTTCGCAAGGGATCTATGCCGACTTGACACTGATCTTCCAGAAAGGAAGCTTTCGTCCTTTGGAGTGGAGCTACCCGGATTACGCCGGCCCGGTGATGATTGAATGGTTGAATGCGCTGCGCTGCAAATACAGGGAGCAGCTGAGGGGGGAGAAAGACAGTGATTAGAAGCATGACGGCCTTCGGCCGCGGGGAATTCACCGGGGGTGATATGCAGCTCGTGGTGGAGATGCGGTCTGTGAACAACCGCTATCGCGATATTGTTGTAAAGTTACCGAAATCGCTTCAATTCCTTGAGGAGGGCGTCCGCAACAGGCTCGGCGGGTTTATCCAGCGCGGCCGGGTGGAAGTGGCGGTTCAGTCGATCGCCAACGGGGAGGAGCGGCCGGGCCGCCTGGAGCTGAACGAGCCCGTGGTCAAAGCTTATCTGGCCGTATTCGACCGCCTCTCCGAAGAGTTCGGCATGCCGCGCGACATACGGATGGATCGGTTTTGTCTGTTGAGTGATGTGATCGTGCGCAAACCGGAAGAAATGGATGAAAAGGCAATTGAGGACTGCGCCGGCGAGGCCCTCGAGCAGGCGGTCGCCGCTTTCGAGACCATGCGCGTGCGGGAGGGGGCGGCCATGGAGGCGGATTTCAACGCTCGCCTGGATCTGCTTTCAAAATACGCCGTGCAGGTAGCGGAGAGTGCACCGCAGGTGGCGGAATTTTACCGTCGGCGCCTGAAGGACCACATCGGCAAGGTCCTGGGTGAGATGGAACTCGACGAGGAGCGGCTGGCGCAGGAGGTGGCCCTTTTCGCCGAAAGAGCGGATATCACGGAAGAATTGGTGCGCCTGCGAAGCCACCTCGATCAGTTCAGGACGTATCTCGGGGCTGATGAGGCCGTTGGGCGGCGGCTGGATTTTCTGCTGCAGGAGATGCATCGGGAGGTCAACACGCTGAGCGCGAAGGCCTCTGATTCCGGGATTTCCCGGATAGTGGTGGAGATGAAATCAGAGCTCGAAAAGATCCGGGAACAGGTTCAAAACGTGGAATGACAAGGAGCAGGCAAGGATGAGCACAAAGCTGGTCAATATCGGTTTCGGGAATTCGGTGGTGTCGCGGCGCGTGATCGCGATCATCTCGCCGAATGCGGCTCCCATCAAGCGCCTGCGTGACGAGGCGCGCGAGGAAAAGCGCCTCATCGACGCCACGCAGGGGCGGCGCACCCGCTCTGTCATCATCACCGACAGCAACCACGTGATCCTTTCGGCGATCCAGTCCGAGACGATCGCGCAGCGCTTCAACCCGAACGGCACCTTGGCGAAGGAAGATCTGGAAGAGTAATGCCGCCGGGACAGATTTTCATTTTCTCGGCTCCCTCGGGCGGGGGCAAGTCGACCATCATCGGAGAACTGCGCAAACGGGTCGCAGGCCTCGGGTACGCGGTTTCCCACACGAGCAGGCCGCCGCGAAAAGAGGAACGGGAGGGCGTCCACTATTATTTTGTAGATCGGGTGACCTTCGAGCGGATGATCGGGCAGGGGGCCTTCGTCGAGTGGGCCCCGGTCTATGATGCCTTGTACGGAACATCCTTCATGACCCTCGAGGAGCAGACCGCCAAGGGGCTCGATGTGGTCATGGATGTGGACGTCAAGGGCGCCCGCAGCATCCGCCGCCGCTTCCCGGAGAGCGTTTCGATCTACATCGTGCCGCCTTCCATCGCCACCCTGGCCGAGAGGCTTCGCAGCCGTGGCACGGATAGCGAATCGGCCGTCGAGCGGCGTCTCCGGGCTGCAGCCGGGGAAATCCATCACAGCCTCGAGTACGATTACATCATCGTCAACCACCTTCTGGAGGATGCGGTCAAAGAGGCCGAGGCGATCATCCTCGCGGCGCGATGCCGGACTGCGCGCCGGGAGATGTCTGTGCGGCGTGCTTTTCCTGAGTCTTTCGCACCCGTGTCCGAGTTGGTGAAGGATACGGGGCCTGGAACGGAGGGGTGAGGATGGGCTTGTCCGGAAGGCCTGAAAACGCCGGGGACGTGCTGATCCCGGGGTTCCATGCGGTCAGGGAGGCCCTGCTGCGCGGGAGCGCCGCGCTGAAGGAGGTCTGGGTGGCGGGAGGGAAGCTGTCCCCCCGTCTGCGTGAACTGGTAAAACTGGCTGCCGGGATGGGGGTTCCGGTCCTGGAAAAACCGCCGGCGGTCTTTGCCGGACGTTTCCCCGACGTGGCGCACCAGGGTGTGGCGGCGGTTGCAGCGGCCTTTGCCTACGCGGATTTGGAGGAAACGGCCCGCAGAGCCCTCGATCGGGCGGAGGAGGCCCTTTTCGTGGCGCTGGACCACGTCACCGATGAGGGGAACCTGGGGGCCTTAGTCCGCACCTCGGCCTTTTTCGGAGCCCAGGGGATGATCCTCCCGAGGGATCGCTCTGCCGGGATTTCACCGCGCGTGCTCAAACGGGCTTCGGGCGCCTGCGCGGTGCTTCCCGTCGTCCAGGTCGTCAACCTCGTCCGCAGCCTGCGGCAGTTGAAGGCGATGGGGTATTGGGCGGTGGGAACTGCAGGGGAGAGCAGCGTGTCCATTTATGACTTCGACTGGCGGCGGCCGACCGTGCTGATTCTGGGGAACGAAGAAAAAGGGCTCAGCCCGGGGATCCGAAAATCCTGCGACCAGCTGGTTGCGATCCCAGGTTCGGGCCTGATGGAATCCTTGAACGTGTCCGTGGCCGGAGGGGTCATCCTGGCTGAGATCCGACGCCGACACCGCACCGGCAAACCCTTCATTCCGGCAGAGGGAATGTCTCCAGCGCGCCGATCCTGAGCAAGGCGTTGACCAAGGCGCAGACCGGCAGCCCGACCACGTTGGTGTAGGAACCGGTGACCCCCATGACCAGAAATGCGCCCACCCCCTGGATGGCATAGGCCCCGGCCTTTCCCAGCGGCTCGCCGGTAGCCGTGTATCCTCTGATCTCATCCTCTGACAGGGCTTTGAAACGGACGAGCGTCGTCACCGCCTCGCTGTGGATCGCTTCGCCTTCAGGGCTCAGGACACAGAAGCCGGTGATGACACGGTGCTCCTTTCCGCTGAGCCGGCGGAGCATGTTCACGGCGTCATCGGCATCGGCCGGCTTCCCGAGTATCTCCCGGTCGATGACGACGATGGTGTCGGCCCCGAGGGTCCAGCGGTTTGTCAGGCGGCTGAAGACCTCCCCGGCCTTTTCAGCGGCGAGCCGCTGGACCAACGATTCCGGGTCTGCGTGCAGACGGCTTTCTTCCGCAAGGCTGGGAACGACCTCGAAGGGCAGCTTGATCTGCTGAAGCAGCCGCCTACGGCGAGGTGAGGCGGAGGCAAGGGTCAGGGGGTTACGGATGCTGATCCGGCAGGCTCGGGTCATGGCGTCTGATCGATCCCGAAAAGACGGCAGGCATTTTCCGTTGTCACCCTGGCGATTTCCTCTTCGCGGAGGCCCCGCAGGGAGGCGATTTCGCCGGCTGTGTAACGGACGAAGGCCGGTTCGTTGCGTTTGCCGCGTTTGGGCACGGGGGCGAGGTACGGGGCGTCGGTTTCGATCAGCAGGGCTTCGAGCGGGATGCCTCGGGCCACTTCCCGGACTTGGGTCGCCTTTGGAAACGTCACGGTTCCGGGGATGGAGATGTAAAAACCCAGATCGATGAAGGTGTGCGCCAGGTCGAGATCCCCCGAAAAACAGTGAATGACGCCGCGCCGCTTTCGAAGGCCCGTCCTTCGGACCGCTTCGAGGACGTCCATGTGGGCCTCCCGGTCGTGAATGATCACCGGGAGGGCGAGGTCGGCAGCCATCTCGATCTGACGTGTAAACAAGGGCTTTTGGGTCTCCGCCGGACAGTAACCGCGGTAGTAGTCGAGCCCGATTTCCCCCCAGGCGACGACTTCCGGCGCGGCGGAAAGGGCCGCCAGCCGCTCCAGGTCGTTCGGCGTGCACTCTGCAGCGTTGTGCGGGTGATAACCAACAGCCGCATAGGTCCGATCGTGTTCTTGGGCGATCGCGATCGCGCGGCTCGAACTCCCGAAGTCGATCCCCACCGTCAGAACGGACTCCACCTGCGCCTCGCGGGCGCGTTGCATGACCTCCTCGAGATCGTCCGCAAATGCCTCCATATCCAAATGTGCGTGGGTGTCGAACAGCATGATCCCTTCTTTCTAGGGGCGCATCACCGGATGGCCTCCGTCAGGCGATGTCGATTCACGAGCACGCGGGGATCTGGAATCCGGCCGCCCTTCCACCGATGGCGGGTTGCAGTTGCTTTGCCGCCGGCGGCTGCGCAGCCCCACGTCCCCAAGGCTGTTTTCGGATGAAGATGGTATAAAGGATTTGTCGCGCCGAGGCAAACAATTCCCTTGCCAGCGCCCATAAATTCCTTAAAATCATCCGCACAGACAGCTTTTGACCACCGTTCCCACGGACTCCCCCGTTGTGCTGCCATGAATCTTCCGCGGCGCCCCCCGCTGAGCAGAGCCTTCCGGAAGCAGCCGGAGACGAAAATGGTGACATCTGAAGAGGAAAACCGCTTGCGAAGCGGCTCCGCGGAACGGGACGCCCGTTCTGATGATGGGTTCGATTCGCGATTTGCCGGACTGCTCGGGACAGGGCTCCTGAGCCTCCTGGATCTGAAGGATGCCGAAAGCCGTGCCAGATCGGCCGGCCGGTCCGTAGAGAGCATCCTGCTGGATGAATTTCACTTGTCGAAGCAGGATCTTGGCCTCGCCCTGGCGAGGTGTTACCGGATGCCTTATCTGGCCTTCAGCGAGGAGTTGCACTTTCCCGCCGGCCGGCTTTCCGGCGTGAAGACCGCTTTCCTGCGAAAGAACGGGATGATCCCGGTTTGGAAAAACCCCGAAAAAAGCGCCGTTCTGGTCGCCATGCGCGATCCTGCCGATCTCCAGGCCAGGGATGCCGTCAGGCGAATCTTTCCGGGCGAACCTCTGTCCTTCGCCGTTGCGCTGGACGAGGATATCCAGCGTCTGATCGATCAACTGGAGCGCAGGCGGCGGGATGGAGCGGCCGTCGATGCCCCGGGGATCGAGGCGCTGCTCCAGGGCCTGGAGCCGGCGCCGGGGGAACCCGAGGAGGAAAGGGAGGAGCCGAGCGAGCAGGACAGCCTTATCGTTCAACTGGTCAACCGGATGATCCTGGACGCCTGCCGACAGCGCGCCTCCGACATCCACATCGAGCCGCGGTCGGGGAAGGCCGGCACCCTGGTCCGTTTCAGGGTGGACGGCGTTTGCCGGGTTTACCAGACCATTCCAGCCAGTTATCAGCGTGCGGTGGTTTCCAGGATCAAGATCATGGCCGATATGGACATCTCGGAGCGCCGGCTCCCCCAGGACGGCAAGATCTTGTTCAAGCGCTTCGGTTCGTTGGATATCGAGCTGCGCGTGGTCACGGTCCCACTCGGGGGGCTGATCGAAGACGTGGTGCTCAGAATCCTTCCGCGGCACGCGGTGCAAAGCATCCAAAAGATCGAGATGAGTGCGCGCGACGAGACACGCTTCAAAGAGCTGATCTCGAAGCCCTATGGCCTGGTCCTCGTCGTCGGCCCGACGGGCAGCGGAAAAACG encodes the following:
- a CDS encoding GspE/PulE family protein, translated to MVTSEEENRLRSGSAERDARSDDGFDSRFAGLLGTGLLSLLDLKDAESRARSAGRSVESILLDEFHLSKQDLGLALARCYRMPYLAFSEELHFPAGRLSGVKTAFLRKNGMIPVWKNPEKSAVLVAMRDPADLQARDAVRRIFPGEPLSFAVALDEDIQRLIDQLERRRRDGAAVDAPGIEALLQGLEPAPGEPEEEREEPSEQDSLIVQLVNRMILDACRQRASDIHIEPRSGKAGTLVRFRVDGVCRVYQTIPASYQRAVVSRIKIMADMDISERRLPQDGKILFKRFGSLDIELRVVTVPLGGLIEDVVLRILPRHAVQSIQKIEMSARDETRFKELISKPYGLVLVVGPTGSGKTTTLHAALAEINRTERKIWTAEDPVEITQDGLRQVQINRRIGYDFAAALRSFLRADPDVIMVGEMRDRETAAIAIEASLTGHLVLSTLHTNSAAETVVRLLEMGLDPCNFADALLGVLAQRLVRSLCRRCRRPCGPDPGYHDALEASYGDGWSGLGESSQSMDLFTRGGCPHCNQSGYSGRTAICELLLCTDPIKELIRRGAPVDALNAQAAREGMTTLMQNGVRKVVKGITDLQEVRRVCLR
- the gmk gene encoding guanylate kinase, coding for MPPGQIFIFSAPSGGGKSTIIGELRKRVAGLGYAVSHTSRPPRKEEREGVHYYFVDRVTFERMIGQGAFVEWAPVYDALYGTSFMTLEEQTAKGLDVVMDVDVKGARSIRRRFPESVSIYIVPPSIATLAERLRSRGTDSESAVERRLRAAAGEIHHSLEYDYIIVNHLLEDAVKEAEAIILAARCRTARREMSVRRAFPESFAPVSELVKDTGPGTEG
- a CDS encoding YicC/YloC family endoribonuclease, coding for MIRSMTAFGRGEFTGGDMQLVVEMRSVNNRYRDIVVKLPKSLQFLEEGVRNRLGGFIQRGRVEVAVQSIANGEERPGRLELNEPVVKAYLAVFDRLSEEFGMPRDIRMDRFCLLSDVIVRKPEEMDEKAIEDCAGEALEQAVAAFETMRVREGAAMEADFNARLDLLSKYAVQVAESAPQVAEFYRRRLKDHIGKVLGEMELDEERLAQEVALFAERADITEELVRLRSHLDQFRTYLGADEAVGRRLDFLLQEMHREVNTLSAKASDSGISRIVVEMKSELEKIREQVQNVE
- a CDS encoding TatD family hydrolase — encoded protein: MLFDTHAHLDMEAFADDLEEVMQRAREAQVESVLTVGIDFGSSSRAIAIAQEHDRTYAAVGYHPHNAAECTPNDLERLAALSAAPEVVAWGEIGLDYYRGYCPAETQKPLFTRQIEMAADLALPVIIHDREAHMDVLEAVRRTGLRKRRGVIHCFSGDLDLAHTFIDLGFYISIPGTVTFPKATQVREVARGIPLEALLIETDAPYLAPVPKRGKRNEPAFVRYTAGEIASLRGLREEEIARVTTENACRLFGIDQTP
- a CDS encoding DUF4416 family protein, encoding MSRPSPPPPVKLIVSLFSAREPFLEEVLERLSRLFGPIDDLGPRGFFDRSTYYSAEMGWPLHRRYASFERLIQTTELVAAKMATNALEAESAGADGRRLVNIDPGILSVERLVLATGKNFTHRVYLSQGIYADLTLIFQKGSFRPLEWSYPDYAGPVMIEWLNALRCKYREQLRGEKDSD
- a CDS encoding Maf family protein, encoding MTRACRISIRNPLTLASASPRRRRLLQQIKLPFEVVPSLAEESRLHADPESLVQRLAAEKAGEVFSRLTNRWTLGADTIVVIDREILGKPADADDAVNMLRRLSGKEHRVITGFCVLSPEGEAIHSEAVTTLVRFKALSEDEIRGYTATGEPLGKAGAYAIQGVGAFLVMGVTGSYTNVVGLPVCALVNALLRIGALETFPLPE
- a CDS encoding DUF370 domain-containing protein, which translates into the protein MSTKLVNIGFGNSVVSRRVIAIISPNAAPIKRLRDEAREEKRLIDATQGRRTRSVIITDSNHVILSAIQSETIAQRFNPNGTLAKEDLEE
- the rlmB gene encoding 23S rRNA (guanosine(2251)-2'-O)-methyltransferase RlmB, whose amino-acid sequence is MGLSGRPENAGDVLIPGFHAVREALLRGSAALKEVWVAGGKLSPRLRELVKLAAGMGVPVLEKPPAVFAGRFPDVAHQGVAAVAAAFAYADLEETARRALDRAEEALFVALDHVTDEGNLGALVRTSAFFGAQGMILPRDRSAGISPRVLKRASGACAVLPVVQVVNLVRSLRQLKAMGYWAVGTAGESSVSIYDFDWRRPTVLILGNEEKGLSPGIRKSCDQLVAIPGSGLMESLNVSVAGGVILAEIRRRHRTGKPFIPAEGMSPARRS